GTGGTGCAGGTGGAGGCCATCGGCGACCCGGCGCAAATCGTCAGCGGAACCACGCGCGTGGCCGAGGAGCCCGAGCGCGTGATGATCGCCGAGCTGGCGGCCCGCGTGGTGCGCGAGTCCGGCCTGCTGGATGAACCCGATTTCAGCTTCCAGGCCGGCGCCGGGGGCATGAGTCTGAAGTTCATCGAATTCGTGGGACGCCATCTACGGGAGAAGGGCGCCAAGGCCACCTTCGCCCGGGGCGGCAGCACCCAGCTGCTGGTGGACCTGCTGCACGAAGGCCTGGTGGGCTACATCCTCGACGGCCAGAGCTTTGATCTGGCGGGCGTGCGCTCGCTGGCCGACCATCCGCGCCACGTGGCGACCAATCCCTTCGTCAGCTACAACGACCACACCAAGGGTTGCTTCGCGCCGCGGGTCAAGGCCAGCGTGCTGGGCGCCACAGAGATCGACTTCGACTTCAACGTCAACGTGAACACCCACTCCGACGGCTGGCTCCTGCACGGCATCGGCGGCTTCACGGACGCGGCGGACGCGGAGATCACGCTGATCACCGCGCCGCTGACCCGCAAGGTGCACAGCATCGTGGTGCCCCGCGTGCACACGGTGACCGCGCCCGGCGAGACCATCGACGTGCTGGTGACGGATCACGGCGTGGCGGTCAACCCGCGCCGCAAGGACCTGCTGGAGCGGCTGGCGGGCAAGGGCCTGCCGCTGGTGAGCATCGAGGACCTGCACCGCAAGGCGCTGGAGCTGACCGGTGGCCACCAGACCCGGGCCGAGACCGAGGAGGAGGTGGTGG
The DNA window shown above is from Candidatus Delongbacteria bacterium and carries:
- the citF gene encoding citrate lyase subunit alpha, with product MEYIRNAVGRMVPTEVNGRPVKAFAGCGQTPPTGRKAGPPIRHGADYRDKLLPNLEAAVAAAGLRNGSVVSFHHHLRNGDFILNQVMEIIARMGLRDMVVAPSALFPCHEPLCEHIRSGVVSHIEGSMNGPVGKLCSLGGFSKTAILRSHGGRYRAIQDGDLHVDAAFISAPTADPHGNATGDRGRSACGPLGFALADSLYADWVTVITDNLEPFPVYPWMIEGGNVDRVVQVEAIGDPAQIVSGTTRVAEEPERVMIAELAARVVRESGLLDEPDFSFQAGAGGMSLKFIEFVGRHLREKGAKATFARGGSTQLLVDLLHEGLVGYILDGQSFDLAGVRSLADHPRHVATNPFVSYNDHTKGCFAPRVKASVLGATEIDFDFNVNVNTHSDGWLLHGIGGFTDAADAEITLITAPLTRKVHSIVVPRVHTVTAPGETIDVLVTDHGVAVNPRRKDLLERLAGKGLPLVSIEDLHRKALELTGGHQTRAETEEEVVAVIEYRDGTLIDTVRKLKV